Proteins co-encoded in one Candidatus Poribacteria bacterium genomic window:
- a CDS encoding metal ABC transporter permease — MLQAQLEIQLIAIVTAVACALPGVYLVLRRMTLMSDAISHAILPGIVLAFFFTESLSSPLLILAAAGTGVLTVLFVELLQRTKLVKEDAAIGLTFPALFSIGVILISRFAGNVHLDMDAVLLGELAYAPLNRLEVFGYNLGPVSLYVMGGILVLNLVFILLFYKELKLATFDASLAATLGFAPTLIHYGLMTLVSVTTVGAFDAVGSILVVALIAGPPATAYLMTDRLSRMLVLSAVIGSVNAVGGYWLAHLFDVSIAGSIATVTLLVFGLVFLFVPNRGLIAIARRHARQRWEFAQTMLVIHLLNHEGLPEAEEESAIANLHEHLSWDRAFANQVVRYALNNRCVSQEEAQLVLTEQGRSMAQQALVQ; from the coding sequence ATGTTACAGGCACAACTTGAAATCCAACTCATTGCGATTGTCACGGCAGTGGCATGTGCCTTGCCGGGTGTATACTTGGTCCTGCGGCGGATGACGCTAATGAGCGATGCCATTAGCCATGCCATTCTTCCGGGTATCGTACTCGCCTTTTTTTTCACAGAGAGCCTATCATCACCGCTCCTAATCCTTGCTGCTGCGGGGACGGGTGTACTGACCGTCCTCTTCGTTGAACTGCTACAACGGACAAAACTCGTGAAAGAGGATGCGGCAATCGGATTGACGTTTCCCGCGCTTTTCAGCATCGGCGTTATCCTAATCTCCCGATTCGCAGGAAACGTTCATCTTGATATGGATGCTGTCCTTCTCGGTGAACTCGCTTATGCACCGCTGAACCGGTTAGAAGTTTTCGGATACAATTTGGGTCCCGTTTCCCTTTATGTGATGGGTGGGATTCTTGTGCTGAACCTCGTCTTTATTCTGTTGTTCTATAAAGAATTGAAGTTGGCAACCTTTGACGCGAGTTTAGCGGCTACGTTAGGATTTGCCCCTACCTTGATTCATTACGGGTTGATGACGCTGGTATCTGTAACGACTGTAGGCGCGTTTGACGCTGTTGGTTCGATATTGGTGGTTGCGCTTATTGCTGGACCACCTGCCACTGCTTACCTTATGACAGATAGACTCTCGCGTATGCTGGTCCTGAGTGCCGTCATTGGAAGTGTGAACGCTGTGGGTGGCTATTGGTTGGCACATCTCTTTGATGTCTCAATAGCAGGATCAATTGCGACGGTGACGCTTCTCGTGTTTGGATTGGTTTTTCTATTTGTTCCGAACCGTGGCCTTATTGCTATTGCGCGTCGGCATGCGCGCCAAAGGTGGGAGTTTGCGCAGACGATGTTGGTTATCCATCTTTTGAATCACGAAGGACTTCCTGAAGCGGAGGAGGAGTCGGCGATAGCGAACCTTCATGAACATCTCAGTTGGGATCGGGCATTCGCAAATCAAGTTGTGAGATACGCACTGAATAACCGATGTGTCTCGCAAGAGGAGGCGCAGCTGGTTTTGACCGAGCAAGGACGTTCTATGGCACAACAAGCCCTTGTGCAATAG
- a CDS encoding type II toxin-antitoxin system HicB family antitoxin, with translation MTYKEYIGQIVYSEEDGCFIGDLVGIRDIVSFHGDTLEEIRVAFEESVDDYLLTCQEFNRSPQKPVNAKEAVAG, from the coding sequence ATGACATATAAAGAATATATTGGTCAAATTGTCTATAGTGAAGAAGATGGTTGTTTCATCGGAGACCTTGTCGGTATCCGTGATATAGTCTCTTTTCACGGTGATACGCTTGAAGAGATTCGGGTTGCCTTTGAAGAATCCGTTGATGATTATCTTTTAACGTGTCAAGAATTCAACCGCTCCCCGCAGAAACCGGTTAATGCAAAAGAGGCAGTAGCAGGCTGA